Below is a genomic region from Sphingopyxis terrae subsp. terrae NBRC 15098.
CGTAACATGCGGCCGGCTTGTCCGGCCGAATAAGGGACCGCCCGTTTGCCGAAAGGCATGCGGGCGGCTCTTTTTTGTGGAACCTTTGCGCCGACCCTGCATAGGCTGGGGGCATGTTCGCAATCGACTCCCTGCTCGTAAAAATCGCGCTGATCGGCGTGATCGGCATCGGCGCCCAATGGGTGGCGTGGCGGACCAACAAACCCGCGATCGCGTTGATGCTCGTCGCCGGCATATTGGCGGGGCCGGTGCTCGGGCTGATCGATCCGGTGCGCGATTTCGGCGCCCTGCGCGAACCGATGATCAAGCTCGCCGTCGCGGTGATCCTGTTCGAAGGCGGCCTGAGCCTCAAGTTCCGCGAACTGCGCCAGGCGGGAACCGCGGTCTTCATGCTCGTCTTCATCGGGGTGCCCGTCGGCTGGGCGCTCGGCACCGCGGCGGCCTATTATGGCGCGGGCCTGCCGTTCGAGCTCGCGGCGCTGTTCGGCGGGGTAATGGTGGTGACGGGGCCGACGGTGATCGCGCCGATGCTCCGCTCGCTCAACATCGCGCCGCGCGTCAAGAATATGCTCAAGTGGGAAGGTATTGTGAACGATCCGATCGGCGCGCTGCTCGCGGTCGGCATCTACAGCTACATCACCCACGGCGGTGCAGATGCGAATAGCGTGAGCATCGTCACCGACGTCGTCGCGGCGAGCGTGCTCGCGATCCTGATCGGCGGTGCGGCCGGTTTTCTGCTGACCTGGGCCTTTCCGCGCGGCTGGGTGCCCGAATATCTGAAGGCGCCGGTGCTGCTGACGACGGTGATCGCGGTCTTCGTGCTTTCGGACCTCATCATGCACGAAACTGGTCTGATCACCGTCACCGTCATGGGCGTCGTGATGGCGAACCGCGAAACCTATTCGACCCGCTCGCTGCAGCGCTTCAAGGAGGATCTGACCGTCGTTCTGGTGTCGGGCGTCTTCATAATCCTGTCGGCGACGCTCAACTGGGACGTGGTCAAGAATTTCCAGTTCCGATTCCTGATCTTCCTCCTTCTGCTGCTTTTCGTCGTGCGCCCGCTGACGATCATGACGGCGCTGCTGTTCACGCGTATCCCGCTGAAGGAGCGGCTGTTCGTCGCCTGGATCGCGCCGCGCGGGATCGTCGCGGTCGCGGTGACGGGCCTCTTCGCGCTGCGCCTCACCGACTATGGCGTGCCGGGGGCGGAGGCGCTGGTACCCTTGGGCTTCGGCGTCGTCATCGCGACGATCTTTGCGCATGGCTTTACCGCTGGAACCTTCGCGCGCTGGCTTGGCCTCGATCAGGGCAAGGGTGACGGCGTTCTGCTCGTCGGGGCGAACAGCTGGACGATTGCCTTCGCGCAGTTCGTCAAGGAACAGGATCGCGGCGCGATGATCGCCGACGCCAGCAAGTTCGCGCTACGCCGCGCGCGGCGCGCCGACATTCGCGTCTATCACGGCGACATATTGGACGAGGTGCACGAGGACGCGATCGACATGGGCCAGTATCAGCAGCTCATCGCTGCGACCGACAATGACAGCTATAACGCGCTGGTGTGCGGCGAGCTGGCGCCCGAGATCGGCCACGACCGCGTCAGCCGCGTGGCGGGCGAGGCGACCGGCGCGAGCCAGCGGCTCGGTCGCGTGTTCACCATCGGCGGCACCACAATCGACACGCAGCTCGACCGCCTGCACGCAGGATGGACCTTCGGCCGCACGCGGATCACCGAAAAATTCCCTTACGCCGACTTTGTCGCGCGGATGAAGGCGTCGGGGGGCGACAGCCTGATGGTGGTCAAGGCGTCGGGCGACCTCGCGATCTTTTCGACGCGCCACCGCCCGACGGTGGAGGCCGGCGATACGGTGTGGACCTTCGTTCCGCCCGACGACCCGAAGGCGCGCCGCGAGGCGAAGGAGGCGACCGCGGCAGCCTGACGGTCCGGCGTCAGCGCGCTCGCGCGGCCTGATGCGCGATGTCGGTCATCAGCTTGCGGAACAGCACCGCGCCCGCGGTGCCCGATGCTTTTAGCGCACGCTCGCATTCCAGCAGCCGCGTCATCAGCCGCGCGACGCGCACCGAATCCCAGATGTGGAGCTGCGCCGTCACCGCATCGCGCTCTTTCCAGAATACGCCGCTGCTTTTCGCCGCGACCACCGTCGCCGGGTGCGCGCCCGCATCGACCTCGGCGCGCAGCCTGGCGAGCTGCATCGCGCGGATCGCCAGCGCGCGGATGATGCGGATCTCGGCGACGCCGACCGCCGCCGCTTGCGCGAGCATGTCGGGCAGGTCGCGCAGCTTGCCGCCGAGCGCGACGTTGATGCACGCGCTGACATCCTCTTCGTGCGTCGCGGCGCCCAGCGCGGCGATGTCGGCGGGCGTGACCTGCCGCTGCCGGTCGGGACCGGCGTCGAGGTAGAGTGCGATCTTCTCAATCTCGCGACGCATCAGCGCCTGATCGCCCGAGACGAGATCGACGAGCAATTGCGCCTCGGCATTGGCAACCCGCAATCCTTGCGCCGTCGCGGCTTCCATCGCGATGCCTACGAGCGCACGGCGGTCGGGCTGATAACAGATGGCGGCGACGGCATTATCAGCGCCCTCGACAAGCTTGACGAGTTTCGATCGCGCGGTGACCGAGGCGCCGGTCGCGATCACTGGGTTGAGCACGCTGTCCGCGCCGAGCAGCGCCTCGACGGCGGCGAGGCAATCGTCGCCGCCGCCCGAAATCTCGAGCCGGATCACGCGCGCGGGCGAAAAGAGCGACATCGACGCCGCTTCGGCGGCAAGCAGCGCGCCGTCCTGTGCCATCTGGCCCGATGTCAGATCGACCCGCTCGGCCTCCTTGCCGGCCAGCGCGATCAGATGCGCGGCGACGCTTTCCATTGTCGCGTCGTCGGGGCCGGTCAGTAGGATGAAGCGGACCGCGGGATCGAGGCGGCTGAGGCGTTCGAGTTCGCCGGGCTTGACCGACTTCATGCCGGTCAGGGCGCCGGGGCGGACGGCGCCGGCTGGCCGCCGCCACGATCGGCGAAGACCGCAAGCCGCGCGACGATCTGGTCGGCGATTCCCGATGCGAGCCGTTCAAGCGTCGTCGATTCGGCGGCGATCGTCGAATATTCGCTGCCGACGACGTCGATCCCGCCGTCCTGCGCCGCGGTCGCGTCGAGCAGCACTTCGCCGCTTGCCGCATCGACGAGCTGATAGCGGGCGCGCAGCGTCCGCCGCTCGCGCGTCACGGCATCGTCGGAGCGGACGCCGAGGCCGGTGATCGAATCCTCGAGCCGCACGTCGAGCCGCAGCCGCTGGCCCGCACCATGTCCGCCTTGCGTCGCCTGCAACCGGTCGCGCAGCGCGTTGCGGACGAGCCAGCCATTATGCCCCTCGATCGGCGCGACATCGACGTCGGCCAGCACCTGCGCCACCGCGCCCTTGCTGCCGTTCGCATAGAGCGGCCGGAGCCCGCAGCCGCCAAGAAGCAGCGAAGCGGCGACGAGCGAGGAGGTGAGCAGGCGTTTCATGTCAGGGAACGATATTCACCAGACGGTCGGGAACGACAATCACCTTTTTGGGTGCGGCGCCGCCGAGCAGCTCGGCGATGCGCGGGCGGGCGAGCGCCGCGGCTTCGAGCGCGGCCTTGTCGGCGCCCTTCGCGGCGGTCATCGTGTCGCGCAGCTTGCCGGC
It encodes:
- the holA gene encoding DNA polymerase III subunit delta, which produces MKSVKPGELERLSRLDPAVRFILLTGPDDATMESVAAHLIALAGKEAERVDLTSGQMAQDGALLAAEAASMSLFSPARVIRLEISGGGDDCLAAVEALLGADSVLNPVIATGASVTARSKLVKLVEGADNAVAAICYQPDRRALVGIAMEAATAQGLRVANAEAQLLVDLVSGDQALMRREIEKIALYLDAGPDRQRQVTPADIAALGAATHEEDVSACINVALGGKLRDLPDMLAQAAAVGVAEIRIIRALAIRAMQLARLRAEVDAGAHPATVVAAKSSGVFWKERDAVTAQLHIWDSVRVARLMTRLLECERALKASGTAGAVLFRKLMTDIAHQAARAR
- the lptE gene encoding LPS assembly lipoprotein LptE, which codes for MKRLLTSSLVAASLLLGGCGLRPLYANGSKGAVAQVLADVDVAPIEGHNGWLVRNALRDRLQATQGGHGAGQRLRLDVRLEDSITGLGVRSDDAVTRERRTLRARYQLVDAASGEVLLDATAAQDGGIDVVGSEYSTIAAESTTLERLASGIADQIVARLAVFADRGGGQPAPSAPAP
- a CDS encoding cation:proton antiporter; translation: MFAIDSLLVKIALIGVIGIGAQWVAWRTNKPAIALMLVAGILAGPVLGLIDPVRDFGALREPMIKLAVAVILFEGGLSLKFRELRQAGTAVFMLVFIGVPVGWALGTAAAYYGAGLPFELAALFGGVMVVTGPTVIAPMLRSLNIAPRVKNMLKWEGIVNDPIGALLAVGIYSYITHGGADANSVSIVTDVVAASVLAILIGGAAGFLLTWAFPRGWVPEYLKAPVLLTTVIAVFVLSDLIMHETGLITVTVMGVVMANRETYSTRSLQRFKEDLTVVLVSGVFIILSATLNWDVVKNFQFRFLIFLLLLLFVVRPLTIMTALLFTRIPLKERLFVAWIAPRGIVAVAVTGLFALRLTDYGVPGAEALVPLGFGVVIATIFAHGFTAGTFARWLGLDQGKGDGVLLVGANSWTIAFAQFVKEQDRGAMIADASKFALRRARRADIRVYHGDILDEVHEDAIDMGQYQQLIAATDNDSYNALVCGELAPEIGHDRVSRVAGEATGASQRLGRVFTIGGTTIDTQLDRLHAGWTFGRTRITEKFPYADFVARMKASGGDSLMVVKASGDLAIFSTRHRPTVEAGDTVWTFVPPDDPKARREAKEATAAA